In one window of Cynocephalus volans isolate mCynVol1 chromosome 6, mCynVol1.pri, whole genome shotgun sequence DNA:
- the OMD gene encoding osteomodulin: MGFVSLVCVLFFLFGVKVYCQYETYQWDEDYDQESDDDYQPEFQFRQNTEYGVPFHQYTLGCASECFCPTNFPSSMYCDNRKLKTIPNIPMHIQQLYLQFNEIEAVTANSFINATHLKEINLSHNKIRSQKIDYGVFAKFSNLLQLHLEHNNLEEFPFPLPKSLERLLLGYNEISRLQTNAMDGLVNLTMLDLCCNQLHDSTLTEKILAKMEKLMQLNLCNNRLESMPPGLPSSLMYLSLENNSISSIPENYFDKLPKLHALRMSHNKLQDIPYNIFNLSNLIELNIGHNKLKQAFYIPRNLEHLYLENNEIEKINVTAMCPSIDPLHHHHLTYLRVDQNKLKEPISSYIFFCFPHIHSIYYGEQRSTNGQTIQLKTQVFRFQDEDDSDEHDDPDRAHEDQEQEGPEEHFDPHFN, from the exons atgggctttgtaAGTCTAGTATgtgtccttttcttcctttttggagTCAAAGTATATTGCCAATATGAAACTTACCAATGGGATGAAGATTATGACCAAGAATCAGATGATGACTACCAACCAGAATTCCAATTTCGTCAAAATACAGAATATGGAGTTCCTTTTCATCAGTATACTTTAGGCTGTGCCAGTGAATGTTTCTGTCCAACTAACTTTCCATCATCAATGTACTGTGACAATCGCAAACTCAAGACTATCCCAAATATTCCAATGCACATTCAGCAACTCTACCTTCAGTTCAATGAAATTGAGGCTGTGACTGCAAATTCATTCATCAATGCAACTCATCTTAAAGAAATTAACCTCAGCCACAACAAAATTAGATCTCAAAAGATTGATTATGGTGTGTTTGCTAAGTTTTCAAATCTACTACAACTTCACTTGGAGCATAACAATTTAGAAgaatttccatttcctcttcctaAATCCCTGGAAAGACTCCTTCTTGGTTACAATGAAATCTCCAGACTGCAGACAAATGCCATGGATGGACTAGTAAACTTGACCATGCTCGATCTCTGTTGTAATCAACTCCATGATTCTACGTTAACAGAAAAAATTCTGgccaaaatggaaaaattaatgcAGCTAAACCTATGTAATAACAGATTAGAATCAATGCCTCCTGGTTTGCCTTCTTCACTTATGTATCTGtctttagaaaataattcaatttcTTCTATACCAGAAAATTACTTTGACAAACTTCCAAAACTTCATGCTCTAAGAATGTCACACAACAAACTGCAAGATATcccatataatatttttaatctttccaaCCTGATAGAGCTCAACATTGGACATAACAAATTGAAGCAAGCATTCTATATTCCAAGAAATTTGGAACACTTATACCTAGagaataatgaaatagaaa agATCAATGTTACAGCAATGTGTCCTTCTATTGACCCGTTACATCACCACCATTTAACATATCTTCGTGTGGACCAAAACAAGCTAAAAGAACCAATAAGCTCATACATATTCTTCTGCTTCCCTCATATACATAGTATTTATTATGGTGAACAAAGAAGCACTAATGGTCAAACAATACAACTGAAGACCCAAGTTTTCAGATTTCAGGATGAAGATGATAGTGATGAACATGATGACCCTGACAGAGCTCACGAGGACCAAGAACAAGAAGGACCAGAAGAGCACTTTGACCCTCATTTTAACTAA